CTGATCTCCTGTGTGCTGGAGCTGGTGTGGGGCAAGGCTAGTTTTCTCActctttacctctctctctcctgccacaGGTAGcaaagggtggagggaggagggcatctttccttcacccatgccaccatataGCAgacggggtggaggaggaggggaggcaggggcCGATCAGATCTACTGTTCTCATGTCCTCAGGGTCTGCTCACCTGTTTCCCCAAtcccagggtcagctctagtgtgcttccCAGGTGAGGTGCATGCTTATAGTGAGGGGAGGGACCAtttgaatctatttttttaaaccattttttgttttgttttttatttttttctggttttttgagacagggtttctctgtgtagccttggctgtcctggaactcactctgtacaccaggctggccttgaactcacagagatctatctgcctctgcttcctaagtgctgggattaaaggcatacatttccacagcctggcttctttaatacttttttttttattgacccATGGTGACATGATACTAGTTTATATGtcatattaagtaaaatatattattaaagtgTAGttagatttggggggggggctgccagcctactcccaaataaagacatggagactcattattaattatgactgCTCAGCCTTAGCctaggcttgtctcactagctcttttaacttaacctgtttttattcatctatgttttgccttggggctttttacctgtttttctttctgtatgtcctgcgTTCCTGCTTTCCCAGTGGCTTGCTGGCTGTACCCCCACCCCAGTGTTCCTgtagtcttttttctttcttcctgaaccTAAATTCCTTCTACTTACTCTTCCTGCCCAGAAattccacctatacctcctctcTCAAAATTAGCTTTTTACTAAAccaaatcaggtgccttaggcaggcaagattaaaacaacaacacatctttacatagttaaacaaatgcaacacatctttttacatagttaaaaacaaatgcaacacatctttacatagttaaacaaatgcaaatacaacacatccttacatagttaaacaaattcaacacatctttgcatagttcaACAAATATTCCACACCATTAAAGTTAATTTTACCCGAGGCAGGTATTGGTGGCTCATACCTCTAATTGCAGcaccttggaggcagaggaaggaggattgtcATAAATTTGGGCGACAGAGTGAGACGCTGTATCAAGCGAACAAACTGATTTCACTTGACTCTACACATTAATGTGGCCACTGGAAAGACGTTTAATTACATAGACGGCTGGCATTATATTTCCACTGGACGGCACTTGCCTAAACAGTGAGCAATTAGGCTTGGATCCTGGCTCTGTGTGCCCTTGAGTTCTGTCGCCAGCCTCTGGGAGAATATTGAAAGGACAGGTGGTCCTCCCTAGTGGGGCTGCTCAGAGGAACAAGTGAGATGTCTGTAGAGTGTCCGTCCTGGCACCCGGCATGCAGTAAGAGCTCAGGACAAAAATGATTATAGTCGTGATTTTACCAGGACACTCTAAAGTGCGGTTCAGTGGATGTcagcagcatctctccagcctgcccagGGAGGGGGCCCCTGGGGATTTGGCGGAGAACAAGCTTAATAATGTCTCCATTCTCAGGATACTCCCACTCTCCAGTGGGAAGGCCAGCCATTGCTAAAAAAAGACCCAGGCTAAGTCAGGtggcaagaaacaaaaacatagtgGCTTTAGCTGGGATGGCAGGGgtggagagagggtgggggggaTGCTCCCCTGGGGACAGAGCTCCACCTGATGGTTCAGGAGCCAGCCAGGTGCAGCTCTGAGGGAGAAGTGTGCAGGCAGAGCTGGTGTAGAGGCTACAGAGTCAGCCCCTGTCCTGGCTGCGAGTCCTCCACAGCCCACCGTCCACTTCATCATAATCTTCTTTGCATCCAGTACTGCTGGCCACTGCCAGGTCCCCACATTCACGGAAACCTTGTCAAACAGAGCTCCATGctgtcatcccccccccccatctcatcCATACTTCCCGCCGCctcctgttctctcccctccttttcttctgccCTCCTCGAGGAATTCTCCCCTGATGCTTGCTAACCCTGTTGATCTCTGGCTGGGATTCTTCTAGAAGAGTGAATTTTTTGCTCTACATCATCCAAGACGCCCACCCTTccctctgttctgttttctttctaggTCAGTCCTGCCTCTGCAACAATCACCCCCCCTCTTTCCTCCAccccctccagtgctggggactaAGCTATTCAAAAAGACCTAAGGCTTGCCATAGCCAGGCTCTGGGGACTCTGAGAGGCAAGTCTGCCGAGGCAGAGTGGAAAATCCCTTCTTTGGGGGAAGAAGGGTCATGGAAATTTCTTCTTTGGGAACTCTTTTCCGACTTGGactctccccccttccccccccagAAATCAGTCAAGCATTTGCCCAGTGACCTGTGAGGTGGCCATGGCTCTTCCTCTCCACCTCACAGGTCACTGGGATCCAGGGAAGGTGActgaagggaggtgggggaaaaGGAGCAGCCAGTAGTCCAGCCCTGTTTCAGAGTCACTTTGAGATGCCATCCATCCTCCGCGGTCAGAGATGATGAAACAGAGGACAGTGATGAAATCATACAAACGGCAGGTCATTCCTCTGCAGGGTCCAGGCTCTTGTGTTGCTTGGTTTTCCTCACCTGTAAGGCAGAGATAACAGTTGCAGCCACGGCCTTGGAGGGCTGATGATTTAATTTGACTATAAAGGGGCTGGTAAATATGAGTGATCTAGCCTCTGCAGCCTCAGCTTGCTTCGTCACCCCACAGTTGGCAGAATGCCCAGTTCCCAATCTCTGTTCTCCACGGGACCTGTCCCCCCTGCTCACTGTAGACTGTGTCCTTAACACACCTCTTGTCGGAGGAATTGTTTTGAAACATGtgctgcccaggctgacctcaatccCCTGGGCTCAAGcgatactcctgcctcagccttcttaaTAGCTGCCCTTTTGTTGCtgatattgttattttaaaacagggtctcactgtgtagccccggcaggcctagaactcacttctTGCTCGCTGGCTCTTACAACTCaagtcaacccatttctattaatctgtgcatTGCCACGTGGCTTCGTGGCGTTACCTGTTCTCTCGAATCTTGCTTCCCCTGGCAGTGGCTCAAGGTGTCTACcccactcttcctttcttccctctctgtctcccttgggTTTTCCCTCCTGGctttatcctgccctgccataggccaatgcagctttatttattaaccaaggggaacaacacatattcacagcatgcagaaagacatcccacagcaactgtgagtctcaaattaaatgttttctaacttgccttggtcatggtgtcttatcacaggaataaacaagtaaataagatACCCAACACCAAAAGACCACAAAAGCCAACACATTATCACCATTcctaattattattaattatacttttagtttctcaagacagggtttctctgtgtagccctggctgtcctggaattcactctgtagaccaggatggctcacctctgcctcccattaaaggcctgggccactaccacccagcttcaaaCACAGTATTATTTAAGACTGTTTTGAAACCTTGACATTTGGAAAGATGTCGGAAGAAGACAAGAGCAAAGAGAGCCAAGGAGTCCCTGTGAAAGGATACTTGTTCTACagctagccccccccccccccccactgctcaAACCCAGGACCGGCTTTTCCTCTGCCCATGGTGGACCCCAGTGACATCCTCTTTAGAGTCGTTTCCCAAGAGCATCACCACTTTACAAATCGCAAAGATCTAGTGACTTGTTCTAGGTTATCTGCTACAAAATGACTGAGTCAGAGTCTGAACCCAGATCTCATCAATTCTAAATCATGTGGCCCTGGCCACAAAGGACAAGACTTCCTCCAAGACCTCAAGCCTTTAAGGGGCTGGAATTAGGCTCAGCTAGTAGAGCAGTTGTCTAACACTGTAAGGCCCTGGGTCAATCACCTGCCCAAAAGTCTGTAGAGTTTCCCTACACTAGGTAGTAGGCATACTGAACAACCTatgtttctcctctttctcctcacaAGGCTGAGGCTGGGAGGATATAGTGTTCCTCAGGCTTAAGGAGAGTGGGTAGCTGACTCTGACACTATACACCAGAGGAACCTAAGAACCCCCATCAGGGCCGGAGGGATACAGAACAAGCTGATAAATGACATCTAGGACTGCCAAGATTTCAACATGGTCATTGTgaaagatggaggtgggggaggcagaggagaaccTTGAAAGGGCTGTACTTTTCTCTGGGCTTTAAAGGAAAGGCAGAGGGGCCACATCCCTAGCAAAGGCCACTAGGAAGATCAGAGCCTGGGGGCTTAGCCAAGGTTTAGAATAAGGCATCTTGGTCGCATTGGTTCTAAAGAACCAGTCCTTCCTCTTGCCTCCATTGGACCAGCTTCAGAAAGGAAGGGCCTACTGAACCATCCCACTCAGGCCTGGAGATACCAAGGCAGGGCAGGGGCTGGCCATAGTTTTCCTTGCTCCTGCTTGGGGACCAGGAACACAGAAGAGCAAGTCATGGCCCAGTCTGTTTCTTGAACAGTGCCTGTCCCCTAAGAGGGAGTGCTGGGCTGTACCCTCAGGCTGAGCATGGGTCAGCCTTTGCCCAAGCAGATGGCCATTCTTCATGTGTAAGATATTCCAGAGAACCCCTGCCCTACCCACCCCTCCCAGTAAGATAGGTAATGACTTTCCTGAAGCTGtgtaccattctctctctctcttccctttgctttATTTCAGTAGAATCTATGTTGCTttagctggtctcaaactcattacGTAGTCCAGGCAAGTCTAGTTCtcaccatatagcccaggctagcctcaaactcactatgtagatcagatcAGCCTTGGATTCaaggcaatcctcttgcctttgcttccctaagtgctgggattccaggtgtacACTGACTGTCACAAATGGCTTCTAACCAGGTTCATTCATTTCGGAAAATAAGCCCTGCAGGCTCTATGAAAGAGATGTGGTTCTCCTTGGCTACCCCAAAGGTCAGGCCCTGGATGGAATCCCAgaggaaaacacagattttttttttttttttagtctcttCCTTCAACTCACTGGAGAGATCTGGTTTTCCTTTGTGGTTTGTGGGAGAGGTAGAGATCAAATCTAGGGCCTTTTACaagctaggcaagtactccacaCTGAGCTCCATGGCCAACCTGAGAGATCTGTTTTAACTAAGCCCTCCAAAAGGTTGCTAAGTAAAGAACCACTTTCCAGTCTTGGGCCCACAAAGCCTGTCTgagggaagaggaacaaaggaaGCAATAGTTCTCCAAAAGCAGTTGGAGTGGGTGGACCCTGGAGTCAGGAGAGGTGGGAAAGGCCTTGGCCTCCCTGGCTGCAGTCCAGCATTTCTGATAAGGAACTCCAATCCAGCCCATTGTCTGATTGGGCCCTTTCTCTGGTAAGAAAATCAGGGGTCACCCCGGTCACCCCTCTGTCATTGTAGTGTTGGGAGACTCTGCTCCTGCCCAAGCCACATCCCCTGAGCTTAGGTTTCTTGTCTAGTGAGAGCTTTGAGCTGAACTGTCTGTCCTTAACTAACTTCTCTCAACCTTTTTCTACCCCTAGATAGTCGTATACTGTGCACCAGATCAACCTAGACTTGCCGCGTAGGTAAGGGCCTGAGGCTCAGCAGGCTGTGACCGGCTTCTCATCGGGAGAGCCAGGTAACCCTCCTGATGGAGACTCTGTCTTCCAGGGAGGCCTGACTCACCCTGCACTTTCAGGTACATTCCAGCACACTCCACTAGCAGCTCCAGCCAGCAGAGCTGAGGGACCCCGGGTTCTCGGCCCTCACCGGGTAGTCCACATACCTGTTACCAGGTTGCCAGGTCGTCCAGGAAGGGGTCAGGGACCTCACAAGGGGCCCCTAGAATCTGATGGAACTTGTCTTCACCAgcaccacccacacccacccagccCTCTAATACTTCATTCATGGCACTGATGAGACTCAAGTGTTTTAACAAACATGTTtattagaaaagtaaaaatattgcATAGGTCTTAATACTTGAACATCAAGTGTATTCATGAACCGTGAGTATCTTCATGTAAACAGTTCTAGATGGAAGACCCAGGCGGCATTCCTCTGGGGGAGGggttccagcccccaccccccccccccatcccctcacaGTTCCATCCTCCAGTCCGTGGCAGGGGACAGGCTGGACGAAGAAGCTCCCGGGTGTTATTTTTTCAAGTGTCAAAGATCCCGGATGATCCTAACACCCACCCTTTCCTACTCTTACATTCATGCGTCTGTAAGATAGCTGCCTCCAACAGGTCAGTAGTgaagctcccctccccccccccccaacaaaagaTAAAAAACCAACGACAAACACTCGATCTGAACAGACCGGTGAGATACGCGAACTATCTCCTCCGTATCTCCGAGacctccccccctccctcagCACACACCCCCGGCAGAGGCCAGTGCAGACCAGCTGCCCTCCCGGCTCTGTCTTACTACTGTTGTTGTAACtgtcagtaataataataacaattaaaaaaaaaaaaggtacatgcTACATACACATCCAGCCAGACGCCTGTGCGGCCCCTAAGCCTTTGTTTCATGCTACAGTACTAAGGGGCATGTGCCCCAACAACAAGGAGCCACCTGCACACAACCTAGCGACCTTCCTTCACACTTCCTTCTCCCACCTTGGCCCCGCGCCCCTCATCAGGTGGCTCTTCTCCGTTTTCTAACGCGGGCATCAGTCCTTGCCTGAAGTCCTCACCACAAGTTTCCTGTCTCCGCTATGGGGGCAGTGCGGGCCCCCCAGGACGAAGCTCAACACTCTTCAATGAGCAGCTGCTCGGAGCTGTAAAGCTTCTTCTTGATGACTCTGAAGCCGGTGCTGAGCGTCAGCGACTGGCTGTAGCCAGGGACCAAGGAAGAGTTGGCAGAACTCAACAGCCCCTGAATCTTGGGCCAGAGGCGAGAGTCCAGGCGCAGCACCAGGGTCAACTGGAAGGTGGGCACTAGGCTGGGGTCGAGGGCCAGCTGAGCCACGCTGTGGCAGCTCTTGCCTTGCTCCACACAGACGTCCAGCAGTGCCCCCCGCAGGCCGCACGGCTCGCTGTAAGCCAGGCGCAGGAGTTCCTTGCCCACCTGGCTCACCAGCTGGCCTGGCATCAGCAGGCGTGCAGGGCGCCGCGAGCCCAATCGCGCCTGGGACAGGCTCTCCTGCAGCAGCTGCATCAGGTTGGCACACAGATGCTCATCCTCGGGGTCGCTGAGGAGCTCAAAGTCGGGCAGAGACACCCCATCCAGGTATGAGGAGTCTGGAAGAGAGAACACAGGGAACGGTTTTAGAGCGGCTTCCACCggcgcggggggcgggggggcggggagggaggtgTAGTTTTGCTAAGAAAACAGCGTTCCTTCCCACtccgtgcctcagtttctccgCCCCACACTCGTGCCTTCTAACCCCGGAGTAATCTGGTTCTCGTGGGGGGATGGATGGGAAGCCAGGGTGGCTTTGATCGGGGGTACAGCTCGGTTCGTTCCCACCTCCCGGGCCCCTGGAGTCGTGTACCGCACCCGCTCGCTGCTCACCTTCCTCCGGCCCGAAgccactgttgctgctgctgtccaGGGACTCACAGTCCGAGCTCTCCAGGCTCGCGCAGCGGTCAAGGCCCTCTTCTCGGGCCGCAGACCCCCAGGCGGAGCGCGGCGGCCGATCAGCGGCAGGAGTTCCGGACGAGgacgaagaggaggaggaggaggaggacgaggacgaggagaAACGATCCCAAAGGCTAGGCATGGCGAGGTCAGACACCAGGACGCTGGCTGCTGAGCTTCGGGTGAGGGAGCGCAGAAGACTCTGAAAAGACAAGAGGGACAAGGACCCCGCGTCAGTGTCGGCGTTGCACAGGACCCAGGGCGCTGGGGCCGCCACAGCCGAGGTCGCCCCCGCGACGAGGTGTGCACACCCGGGAGGGACACTCACCTGCTAGCGCGGTCAGTGAGGGCTGTGGACAAACGCGCCCTGCCCTGCCTCTCGAAGGGTGAACGAACTGGTGCCAACCTCCCCGATCACTGCCCGGGCCTGTCCCTTCGAACCCTCTCGCACCTCCCCCTGCCCGCTGCGATCCCCTAGCACCAGCGCGCAGCAGCCTATAAGGGCTCTCGCGGAGAGGCCACGCCCCCTCCGGGGCGCCGCCCAATCGGGACCCGGGAGTGTGGCCCACCTCAGCCAATGGGCTCCGGGCGCACGTTCGCAACGTTCTCTCCTGCCTGGTGACAGCGGCCTGGCCCCGCCCCCGCGGAGCCCCGGAACGCTCCCGGCcgaacctccccccacccccttagcCGCGGCCACACCCCCTTTCTGGAAGGGAATGGAGGCGGCTTTCAGCAGCTGCCAAGGTCCCTGAGGGCGCTCGCGGCAGGGGAGGATCAAGGAAAGGCTTGTTTATTATAGGGTCGCgttgctggggggaggggacagcccTTGGCTGCCCTGGGACGAAGAGTTAGGGGACCCGGAGCGGCGATGAACAAGGGGAGACAGGTACCCCCACTGTCTAGGAGCCCGAGGGCCAAGGGCAGTACCGGGCACACAAGTGGATGCCCGTGGGACCGTGGCGCGGCGACAGACGTCACCCCGCTGTCCCGCGAGCATCAACAACGCGGTGTACATTTTGGTGATAGGTCCAAAGACAGGGCAGCTCAGGGCCTGGCGGCCTCCACGTACCCCAtcagtcttcctgttcctgcACAGCCCCCCGGGGATGTGCTCATGAGGACATCAGTGCTCcccatccccccccaccccgtgcgaGGTTGTCCCCCAAGCAGAGGGTCTGGGTGGGGGTTAGAGTTCACGGACTCGGATTCATAGCGCCTGATCCACGGCCAGGGGACAAGGACTCCCGTCAAACCGACACACTGACCCACCCGCAGGCCTTAGGGACAGACCACTGCGGGGCCTGTGCCTCCCTAGCCCGCTGCGGCAGAGCCCCTGGCGTCCGCCGGGTCCTAGAATCCCTCTCGCgcttaatgttaaaaaaaaaaaaaaaaaagactcagttcAATGGAACCCAGGACGCAGATCTTCGGGAAAGCCCGAGTGCAACAGCCATCTGGGGTTTCATCATTCAGGAGAGGCAACAGGAAATCTGGCCTGGCAGTGATGCCTGAGGGCTAATAGTGATTGCTCAGGGCGGGAGGAGATTCAGACcgactagactttttttttttttttttaatttttttcagagtagaacACCTGGACCCTGATGGAAGAAAAACCAAACTTACATCAGACACTTTGGCCCGGAGGGCAGGAACCAAACCAGATCAGACTGGCGAGTATCAGATCGCTGCAGGGCAGGTTTGTTTGTGACACATGACACTTGCCCGGGAAGTCAGGCCACAGTTCTTTCCagccccacctcccactccccagtTTTATCTTTTGACAGTCTCACagctggccagcctggaactcactatattgaccaggctggccttgaagtcacagagattgatctgcctttgcctcccaagtgctggaattaaaggcatgaaccacgtCCCATAGCGCCTTACCGccgatattttaaaaattaaaaaagactgACTTTTAGAACAGCCGGGTCTTATAACTGCAAAAGGAAGGGAATCCAGAGTCTCCCACACTCACTCTCATTTTCCAGGTGGGAGAACCCCTGCTTTAGAACACATTTATGGACACCCCCCCCAGGGGGTGGGATATACTCAGATTAGGAGTCACAGTTTGAAAGACAGCTGCAGGAAAAAGTACTGTGTTTGCCCCTAGGACTCCCAGGCCTAACCGATGGCTTTCTTTCCTGACATTTAGATCTGCCGCTTGCGAGGAGACATCGGATGGGGCGGTGAGATGAAATGCTTCTGCAGGAGAAGGTGACATCATCGTGTGGTGTCTTTCACGGAGTGGGAGAGAGTTGAGGGCCTGTGTGAGTGAATCTTCCCGCTgccaggaagaaaggagaaagaaatcaatTGACCAGCAGGGCACCCATTCCTCCTACGAGGCTGAGCCCATTGGAGATAGACTATGGACGCTTTTTTCTTcaccattttgtttttttgtctgtgcTGGGGATGAATCCGGTgcttcaggcatgctaggcacAGCCCTGGCTCTAGGCTGCatctccagcctcccctccccactcttccctctcctctttttacattttttttttttttgtaggaaaaaaaaatacttcagaaaAATATGACGCATTGGCCCAGGAAAAACAGTTTTCCTTTGAAGTGaatattaataaacaaaagaatCCCTGGCCAGTTTGGGAAGGGGTTTATTAGAATTCAATCATTCATCCAACAGAAAACCATCAAGGGCTATgtaagcctccccccccccccccccccccccgcctttggtgattattttttgaagcagggtctcatgtacccc
The sequence above is drawn from the Onychomys torridus chromosome 18, mOncTor1.1, whole genome shotgun sequence genome and encodes:
- the Ddit4 gene encoding DNA damage-inducible transcript 4 protein, yielding MPSLWDRFSSSSSSSSSSSSSSSGTPAADRPPRSAWGSAAREEGLDRCASLESSDCESLDSSSNSGFGPEEDSSYLDGVSLPDFELLSDPEDEHLCANLMQLLQESLSQARLGSRRPARLLMPGQLVSQVGKELLRLAYSEPCGLRGALLDVCVEQGKSCHSVAQLALDPSLVPTFQLTLVLRLDSRLWPKIQGLLSSANSSLVPGYSQSLTLSTGFRVIKKKLYSSEQLLIEEC